One window from the genome of Amaranthus tricolor cultivar Red isolate AtriRed21 chromosome 9, ASM2621246v1, whole genome shotgun sequence encodes:
- the LOC130823957 gene encoding pentatricopeptide repeat-containing protein At1g28690, mitochondrial has protein sequence MPVLWCMMRIAKVIRIRSCCFFFLHVQNLEFSSYVYAPAADFSTNSNSISLSSTLQQYINSDLPSLGFKLHSHILKVGYQLDRNLTIKLLILYLKSGLINSAQRLFDEMSDPSLSAYNYLFNAYVKHGKTAQIFDLVRQMRHLPDSFTHSLILKAWASIPAPLFFVCDIGRQVHAQILKSEGLVDVILSAALIDTYVKSERLPYARAVFDSLLVQNAICSTSLICGYLNSGYLEDAELLFKEIAEKDDVVFNAMIEGYSKSISTAKKSLEIFIEMQRQNHLPTISTFSSLIGACSLLTSVELGQQVQSHLMKTKYFTDVKIGSALIDMYSKCGRIGDARRIFDYMPEKNIFSWTSMIDGYGKNGKPIEVIKLFTKLQVETRIKPNYVTFLCAISSCAHAGFVGKGWEIFGSMERDYSLKPRMEHYACMVDLLGRSGNVKQAWEFVMSMPEKPNSDVWAALLSSCRLHGETEMASLAAKELFQLCANRRPGSYIALSDSLAAAGRWDSVNEVRKRMKQRGISKDTGLSWTGTHGLKQFHAGLS, from the coding sequence ATGCCGGTGTTATGGTGTATGATGAGAATTGCCAAAGTAATCCGAATCAGGTcttgttgctttttttttttgcatgtgCAAAACCTTGAGTTTTCCAGCTATGTTTATGCACCTGCAGCCGACTTTTCAACCAATTCCAATTCAATTTCATTATCATCCACTCTTCAACAGTACATTAATTCTGATTTACCTTCACTGGGCTTTAAGCTTCATAGCCATATCTTGAAAGTCGGTTATCAATTGGATCGAAACCTTACAATCAAACTCCTCATACTTTATTTGAAATCTGGCCTTATAAATTCTGCACAACGGTTGTTTGACGAAATGTCAGATCCATCTTTGTCTGCTTATAACTATTTGTTTAATGCTTATGTAAAGCATGGAAAAACTGCCCAAATATTTGATTTGGTTCGTCAGATGCGCCATTTGCCTGACAGCTTCACACATTCATTGATCTTAAAAGCGTGGGCTTCTATACCTGCTCCCTTATTTTTCGTCTGTGACATAGGAAGACAGGTGCATGCTCAGATATTAAAATCTGAAGGTTTAGTGGATGTTATTCTTTCTGCTGCCTTGATTGATACATATGTTAAATCTGAAAGGCTTCCTTATGCTAGGGCTGTTTTTGATTCTCTGTTGGTACAAAATGCCATATGTTCGACCTCGTTAATTTGTGGTTATTTAAATAGTGGGTATTTGGAAGATGCTGAGTTACTATTCAAAGAGATAGCTGAGAAAGATGATGTAGTTTTTAATGCTATGATTGAAGGGTATAGTAAATCAATTTCCACTGCGAAGAAGTCGcttgaaatttttattgagATGCAACGACAAAATCATTTGCCTACAATTTCCACTTTTTCGAGTCTTATTGGAGCATGTTCATTGTTGACATCAGTTGAACTTGGTCAACAAGTACAGAGTCACTTGATGAAAACCAAATATTTTACAGATGTGAAGATCGGGAGTGCTCTAATAGATATGTACTCAAAATGTGGGAGAATTGGTGATGCTCGTCGAATATTTGATTATATGCCTGAAAAGAACATATTTTCTTGGACTTCCATGATTGATGGGTATGGAAAAAATGGCAAACCCATTGAAGTGATTAAATTGTTTACTAAATTGCAAGTGGAAACTCGCATTAAACCAAATTATGTTACGTTCTTGTGTGCTATATCGTCATGTGCGCATGCTGGATTTGTTGGCAAAGGTTGGGAAATCTTTGGTAGCATGGAGAGGGATTATTCATTAAAGCCTCGGATGGAACACTATGCGTGTATGGTTGATCTCTTAGGACGCTCTGGAAATGTAAAGCAAGCTTGGGAATTTGTAATGAGCATGCCGGAAAAACCTAATTCTGATGTCTGGGCTGCTTTGCTTAGTTCATGTAGATTGCATGGTGAAACAGAGATGGCAAGTTTGGCGGCAAAGGAACTTTTTCAGTTGTGTGCTAATAGGCGACCTGGTTCATACATAGCCCTATCAGATTCTTTGGCTGCTGCTGGAAGGTGGGATTCCGTAAATGAAGTTAGGAAACGGATGAAGCAGAGAGGAATATCAAAAGATACGGGCCTCAGTTGGACAGGAACCCATGGCCTGAAACAGTTTCATGCTGGTCTGAGCTGA